One genomic window of Bradyrhizobium sp. B124 includes the following:
- a CDS encoding ABC transporter permease: MRLVNIRPGRQTRFYLLALPFVLVAIAYFAGSSARLTQNPNDKLLPALPSMVQAVKQMAFEVDPRTGGYLMASDTVASLGRLGSALAISTVAALVLGIVIGLLPGANALLGPFVSVTSMVPPLALLPILFIVMGLGENSKIALIVIGTLPCMIRDLAMKVQELPREQIVKAQTLGASTWQIALRVAMPQTLPRLIDVLRLQLGPAWLFLIAAEAIASDSGLGYRIFLVRRYLAMDVIIPYVAWITLLAFLIDVGLRVTQRRLFPWFASVRAE, translated from the coding sequence ATGCGACTTGTGAACATACGGCCGGGACGGCAGACGCGATTCTATCTGCTCGCGCTGCCGTTCGTATTGGTCGCAATCGCCTACTTCGCCGGCTCCAGCGCGCGGCTCACGCAAAACCCGAACGACAAGCTGCTGCCGGCGCTGCCCAGCATGGTGCAGGCCGTCAAGCAGATGGCGTTCGAGGTCGATCCGCGCACCGGCGGCTATCTGATGGCCTCCGACACCGTCGCCAGCCTGGGGCGACTGGGGTCGGCGCTGGCGATCTCGACGGTGGCGGCGCTCGTCCTCGGCATCGTGATCGGGCTGTTGCCGGGCGCCAATGCCCTGCTCGGGCCGTTCGTGTCGGTGACTTCGATGGTGCCGCCACTGGCATTGTTGCCGATCCTGTTCATCGTGATGGGGTTGGGTGAGAACTCGAAGATCGCGCTGATCGTGATCGGGACGCTGCCCTGCATGATCCGCGACCTCGCCATGAAGGTGCAGGAGCTGCCGCGCGAGCAGATCGTCAAGGCGCAGACGCTCGGCGCCTCGACCTGGCAGATCGCGCTGCGCGTCGCGATGCCGCAAACGCTGCCGCGGCTGATCGACGTGCTGCGGCTGCAACTTGGACCGGCGTGGCTGTTCCTGATCGCAGCAGAGGCGATCGCCTCGGATTCCGGGCTCGGCTACCGGATCTTCCTGGTGCGCCGCTATCTCGCGATGGACGTCATCATCCCCTACGTCGCCTGGATCACGCTGCTGGCGTTCCTGATCGATGTCGGCCTGCGCGTCACGCAGCGCAGGCTGTTTCCCTGGTTTGCCTCGGTGAGGGCGGAATGA